A genomic stretch from Pieris brassicae chromosome 9, ilPieBrab1.1, whole genome shotgun sequence includes:
- the LOC123713986 gene encoding TSC22 domain family protein 2 isoform X3, with product MDDGRCATCEALGRRSLSSKLLQVATAQAHMKVCSHATPAEQLQGSDLASRALAAKRRKSIAGFKLNLPEATPKTPIQPRQNSGRRNTWCSASGTSAVAIDNKIEQAMDLVKSHLMFAVREEVEVLKERIAELMERINQLEVENSYLRAHASQDTLAQLPVVGSKPPPQAQGPQPPVS from the exons ATGGATGACGGACGGTGCGCGACTTGCGAAGCCCTTGGGCGACGAAGTCTGTCCAGCAAACTTCTACAGGTGGCTACAGCGCAGGCGCACATGAAAGTGTGTTCACATGCCACACCAGCCGAGCAACTTCAAGGTTCGGATCTGGCCTCACGTGCCCTTGCCGCCAAAAGACGCAAATCTATTGCCGGCTTCAAATTAAACTTACCTGAGGCAACTCCGAAAACACCTATACAGCCTCGACAGAATTCTGGTCGTCGCAATACGTGGTGCTC cgCATCAGGCACAAGCGCCGTGGCAATCGACAATAAGATCGAGCAAGCTATG GATCTGGTTAAGAGCCACTTGATGTTCGCGGTGCGCGAAGAAGTGGAAGTACTCAAAGAGCGCATCGCCGAACTAATGGAGAGGATCAATCAGCTGGAGGTGGAGAATAGTTATCTGCGCGCGCACGCCAGCCAAGACACGCTGGCGCAGCTACCGGTGGTGGGCAGCAAGCCCCCGCCGCAGGCGCAGGGCCCGCAGCCGCCCGTGTCATAA
- the LOC123713986 gene encoding protein bunched, class 1/class 3/D/E isoforms isoform X4, which produces MVQTLMAELRVLIGKRAPSGTPPPSPQTPQAPYTRRDLKANLHRHMSIVLDSASGTSAVAIDNKIEQAMDLVKSHLMFAVREEVEVLKERIAELMERINQLEVENSYLRAHASQDTLAQLPVVGSKPPPQAQGPQPPVS; this is translated from the exons ATGGTGCAGACGCTGATGGCCGAGTTGCGGGTGCTGATAGGGAAGCGGGCCCCCTCTGGGACCCCGCCTCCCTCGCCCCAGACCCCGCAAGCACCGTATACTCGGCGAGACCTGAAAGCTAATTTGCATAGGCATATGAGTATCGTACTGGACAG cgCATCAGGCACAAGCGCCGTGGCAATCGACAATAAGATCGAGCAAGCTATG GATCTGGTTAAGAGCCACTTGATGTTCGCGGTGCGCGAAGAAGTGGAAGTACTCAAAGAGCGCATCGCCGAACTAATGGAGAGGATCAATCAGCTGGAGGTGGAGAATAGTTATCTGCGCGCGCACGCCAGCCAAGACACGCTGGCGCAGCTACCGGTGGTGGGCAGCAAGCCCCCGCCGCAGGCGCAGGGCCCGCAGCCGCCCGTGTCATAA